The genomic window TCGGAATTCACCCATTTCACCTGCAGCCCCATCCTATGGTGGGCCGCGGCATGGAACAACGCTTCCTCGACGCTTTTATAGGCATCCTGGTGCTTTACGTATTTGCCGCAGACGGCGATGGTGACTTTTTGCTCCCAACTGGTGCTGTTTTGCAGGAACTTGTTCCAGGCGGTCAGGCGCAGAGGCTTGCATTCCAATCCGAAGTGACGGCATATGATCTTGTGCAGATTGGCATTCTTGAAGGTGATGGGGCATTCGTAAACGCTTTTTACATCGATGGCGTTGATCACATTGGCACGGGGCACGTTTGTGAAGAGGGCGATCTTGTCGTAAATCTCGCTTTCAAAAGGTTTTTCCGAGCGGCAGAGCAGTATCTCAGGCTGGATTCCGATCTCACGCAGCTTGTAGGCGCTGTGTTGGGAGGGTTTGGTCTTCAGTTCGCCCGCTGCGTGGATAAATGGAATATAGGTAAGCATCACGTAGAGGGTGTTCTGCAGGCCAAGGTCCAGTCGCAACTGGCGCACGGCTTCTAGAAAAGGAAGGATTTCGATGTCGCCGACGGTTCCGCCGATTTCGGTGATGATGATATCGTAATCGGCATCCAGTTTTTGGATGCGGCGCTTTATCTCATCCGTCACGTGCGGAATCACCTGCACTGTTTTACCCTTATAAATTCCCTTCCTTTCGTTCTGCAGCACCCTTTCGTAGATTTGGCCGGCTGAACAGCTCGAGTGTCGGGTTAGGGCTTCATCCACAAAACGTTCATAATGACCCAGGTCGAGGTCGGTCTCGGCGCCGTCGTCAGTAACGAAAACTTCGCCGTGCTGGAAGGGGCTCATTGTGCCGGGGTCCACATTCAGGTAGGGATCAAATTTCTGGGTTGCCACGCGGTAACCCATTGATTTAAGAAGCAAACCGATGGAGGCGGTGGCGATCCCCTTGCCAAGGGAAGATAGAACGCCGCCTATCACGAAGATGTATTTTGCCATAGATCCTCAGTAAAGCATAGCTGTCCGGGGCTGGAAATCCAGCCCCGGCAGACGGTTCATTTATATTCAGGCCAGCTTTTTAAGCTCGGCCAGCGATTCTTTTATAGCCTGCACCGTGAAGGCGAGGTCGGCGTCGGTGTGACGGTAGCAGATGTAGCCGTGATGATAAGGCTGAAGGAAAACACCCCGGCGGATGAGCTGGGTGTAAAACTCCACCCGCAGCTTTTTGTAGAGGCCTTCTTCATCTCTTGGGAATGTGATGAAGGGCATCCACGGCGAGCCGGAAAAACGGGCTGGAATGCCGGATTCAGCCACCACTTTTTCCACATCTTCACCGAACTTTTTGCCTTTGGCCGCCACCACATCCAGAATCTTGTCACGCTGAAGGATCTCGATGGTCTTCAGGGCCGCAATCTGGGCATCTGAATTGGGGAAGAAGGTGGAGGAGAGGAAGACGTCCTTGGTTAGGACATCCATGACCTCCCGCTTGCCCACCAGCGCTGCGATCGGATAGCCGTTGGCCATTGCCTTGCCGAAGGTTGAGAGGTCTGGAGTTACTCCAAATAATTCCTGCGCGCCACCAAGGGAACAGCGGAAACCGCTACGGATTTCGTCGAAGATCAGCACGCAGCCATATTTGTCTGCCAGTTTGCGCACGCCTTCCAGGTATCCCGGCTTGGGCATCTGCACTTCAGCTGCCAGGGGATGGCCAACCGGGGTCACGATGATGGCGGCCATATCGTTGGCATTGGCTTTCAGGATGTCTTCCAGTTGGTCGAGGTCATTGTAGTGGAATTCGATGACGTCTTCGTAGAATTTCTCTGGGATGCCGCCTTTCACTTCCACGCACCAGTCGTGCCAGCCGTGATAGCCACAGCGTGCAACTTTCACCTTGCCGGTGTAAGCTCGGGCAACGCGGATGGAGATGGTGGTTGCGTCGCTGCCGGTTTTTACTATCGCGGCCATCTCGCAGCTGGGAATCACTTCCTGCAGCTTGCGTACCAGCTTGTTTTGGATGGATTGGGTGAGTGAGAAACAAAAGCCTTTGTTCTTGATCTGCTCGATCACCGCGTTGTCGATTTCTTCCTCGCGGTAGCCAATGATAATGGGGCCGTAAGCGCAAAGGTAATCTATGTATTCGTTGCCGTCCACATCGCGGATGCGTCCGCCCTTGCCTTCTTCAAAGAAGATGGGGTATTCGCCCTCAACGAAGTTGTAGGGTCTGCGTATGCCGGCCACAGCGCCGGGCACGAGGGTTTTGGCCTCGGCATAGAGAGCCATGCTCTTGTCCAGTTTCAGTTTGTCTGCCATGTTAGTTACTCCTTTCCCAGAGGGTTGCTATGCCCATTCCACCACCTATGCAGAGGGCGGCAAGGCCTTTATTGAGGTTGCGTTTGCCCATTTCATGCAGCAGGGTAACGATGATGCGGGCTCCGCTGGAGCCGATGGGATGTCCCAAAGCGATGGCTCCGCCGTTGACGTTAACTTTGTCCATATCCAGTTTGCCCACGCCTTCCATTTCCAATCCTTTGAAAACAGCCAGGGATTGAGCGGCAAAGGCTTCGTTGAGCTCAGCCAGTTCGATGTCTTCAAGTTTCCAGCCGGTTTTGGCCAGCAGGTTCTTTATCGCCGGAACCGGCCCATATCCCATAATGGCGGGGTCCACACCTCCGGAGGCGTTGCCGACCAGAGTGGCAAGGATGGGCAGATTTAGTTCCAGGGCTTTTTCTTCGCTCATCAGCAAAAGAATGGCCGCGCCATCATTGATGCCGGAGGCGTTGCCGGCAGTAACGCTGCCGTCTGCCTTGAAGGCGGGTCGCAGCTTGGCCAGGGCTTCCACTGTCACGCCCTTGCGGGGAAATTCGTCGGTGTCGATCACCAGGGGATCGCCTTTGCGCTGGGGAATGATGATTGGCACGATCTCGTCGCGGAAACGGCCGGAGTTAATTGCCTTCTCGGTTTTATTCTGGCTGGCTGTGGCAAATTGATCTTGTTCCTCGCGGCTGATCTGATATTTTTCAGCGAGGTTCTCAGCCGTCATTCCCATGTGATAATCATTGAAAATGTCGCTCAGGCCGTCACGGATCATCAGGTCGGTGAGAGTTTTATCTCCCATTTTACCACCCCAGCGCGTGTCCATCGACGCATAGGGGATCTGGCTCATGTTTTCCGTGCCGCCGGCAACAACTATGTCTGCTTCGCCAGTGCCGATCATCAGTGCGCCCAAGGTCACGCTTTTCATGCCTGAGCCGCAAACCTTGTTCACTGTATAGGCTGGGATATGGTCTGGAACACCACTTTTGATGGCCACTTGACGGGCGATGTTCTGTCCGTGTCCGGCGCCGCAAACGTTGCCGAGGATCACTTCATCGATCTGTTCGAC from Candidatus Cloacimonadota bacterium includes these protein-coding regions:
- a CDS encoding CTP synthase → MAKYIFVIGGVLSSLGKGIATASIGLLLKSMGYRVATQKFDPYLNVDPGTMSPFQHGEVFVTDDGAETDLDLGHYERFVDEALTRHSSCSAGQIYERVLQNERKGIYKGKTVQVIPHVTDEIKRRIQKLDADYDIIITEIGGTVGDIEILPFLEAVRQLRLDLGLQNTLYVMLTYIPFIHAAGELKTKPSQHSAYKLREIGIQPEILLCRSEKPFESEIYDKIALFTNVPRANVINAIDVKSVYECPITFKNANLHKIICRHFGLECKPLRLTAWNKFLQNSTSWEQKVTIAVCGKYVKHQDAYKSVEEALFHAAAHHRMGLQVKWVNSEQKFKPSSLAKILKDVDGILIPGGFGVKGIEGKIAIAEYARTRNIPFLGICLGMQVAVIEFARHVCHLKDANSTEFFADTPHPVIHKMEDSIYQKLTGGTMRRGAYPCNLEPGSLARKAYGRARISERHRHRFEFNNAYRDKLTSKGMCLSGFSPDGLLVEVVELPKKGFYLGVQFHPEFKSRPNKAHPLFRDFFGAAHAYSSGKSKQ
- a CDS encoding aminotransferase class III-fold pyridoxal phosphate-dependent enzyme; the protein is MADKLKLDKSMALYAEAKTLVPGAVAGIRRPYNFVEGEYPIFFEEGKGGRIRDVDGNEYIDYLCAYGPIIIGYREEEIDNAVIEQIKNKGFCFSLTQSIQNKLVRKLQEVIPSCEMAAIVKTGSDATTISIRVARAYTGKVKVARCGYHGWHDWCVEVKGGIPEKFYEDVIEFHYNDLDQLEDILKANANDMAAIIVTPVGHPLAAEVQMPKPGYLEGVRKLADKYGCVLIFDEIRSGFRCSLGGAQELFGVTPDLSTFGKAMANGYPIAALVGKREVMDVLTKDVFLSSTFFPNSDAQIAALKTIEILQRDKILDVVAAKGKKFGEDVEKVVAESGIPARFSGSPWMPFITFPRDEEGLYKKLRVEFYTQLIRRGVFLQPYHHGYICYRHTDADLAFTVQAIKESLAELKKLA
- a CDS encoding acetyl-CoA C-acetyltransferase — encoded protein: MRKTVVVSAKRTPIGSFGGVFKNVSAVELGVAVLKAIIAETNLKVEQIDEVILGNVCGAGHGQNIARQVAIKSGVPDHIPAYTVNKVCGSGMKSVTLGALMIGTGEADIVVAGGTENMSQIPYASMDTRWGGKMGDKTLTDLMIRDGLSDIFNDYHMGMTAENLAEKYQISREEQDQFATASQNKTEKAINSGRFRDEIVPIIIPQRKGDPLVIDTDEFPRKGVTVEALAKLRPAFKADGSVTAGNASGINDGAAILLLMSEEKALELNLPILATLVGNASGGVDPAIMGYGPVPAIKNLLAKTGWKLEDIELAELNEAFAAQSLAVFKGLEMEGVGKLDMDKVNVNGGAIALGHPIGSSGARIIVTLLHEMGKRNLNKGLAALCIGGGMGIATLWERSN